From the Telopea speciosissima isolate NSW1024214 ecotype Mountain lineage unplaced genomic scaffold, Tspe_v1 Tspe_v1.0046, whole genome shotgun sequence genome, the window taagaagtgtcatattgataagctttgtagCAGAgttgaggatgttaagatggatgtgttgaaaaacaaggaaggataatgcaaggaatgaacatataagatcagacttgggagttgccccgatcaataacaagctccgagagagtcgtttaaggtggtatggtcatattcaacggaggcctaggaacaccctagtaaggaggagttatatgattctgattgaaggagctaaaagagctaggggcagacctaaagtgaccataggagaagtggtgaggaaggacaagCATAGTCTAGGTcctgtaccaagtatgacctcggacaaagcctattggagggcaaggatccatgtcgcagaccccatttagctgagaatCTCCTGATGTGCTGAGCTGTGCTGCCTCTTTCCTcctactatctttcatctttcttttttctatttatttcacatctttcatttgtctttttcgttttcatttcccatctctttccccatccctcttcccccatttccctttttggttagaactctgttttccctactttgttttgtttggatccatgtagccgaccccattaagttgggataaggctgagtttgttgttgttggagaGGCCTACATTTTTAGTGCTAGCATCTCCCTCCATCGAATTCTCTAGTCACTACCTCTCTCTCCCTACCTATTTTAGCAGCCACACTTCATCTCTCTAAAACCATCTTACTGCTCTTACATTGCAAGCACAGGAAAGTGTCCATGAAGTAgacaatttctgaaatttttgaaACCTCAAGAGGTAATGCTCAAACCATCTCTCTATCATATTGATGGGATCTTTTTATAGCTAGTATCACTATTTTATATAGGAGCAAACATGAAAGAAAATCAGAATCTGCGCTGTGGGCACCAAAATAATAAGTAAAGATGAGAAAAACCTTATTTGGGACAATCCCGGCAGATTTCATATCACTGACCAACTCATCAGCCTTCAAATGGTTTCCATCAACTGAATATGCATTGAGCAAAGAGCTGTAATGGAAAACATTAGGAGAATAACCTTCCTTTTTCATCTTCTCAAAATAGGATTCTGCTTCTATGCTTTGACCACTAGATGCACAAATAGCTATAAGAGTTCCATAGATCACAATGTCCATGCCTAAACCACTGTCTTCCAGTTCTCGGAGAAGCTGCAATGCCTTAGAGTAGCCATGTTTGACTTTGATGCAGCCTGCAAGCAGCTACCATGACAAAAGATAATAGTGATGAAGTTCAAAGCAAACAcaattagaaaatagaaaccaataGCAAGGATCTTATTTACCTATACATCTAAATCTCTTGTTGCAATTAAAAGTTAATTCATAAAAACAAAGTTATAGCATTCGAGTTAAGGTGGCATACGGTACTATAAGTAACAACATCTGGGATCAGTCCACATTGTTTCATTTGATCAAACAGTTTAATGCTGCTTTCAAATTTTCCATTCCTGACTAGGCAACTGAGAACAGAGTTACAGACAGAGACATTATTTTTCAGTGATTTGTCTTGAATGCCATTGTACATTTCCAGTACTTTTATGGGATTGAGGCTCTTGCCCATAAACTTGATATAACTGCTGTATGATCCAACATTA encodes:
- the LOC122647430 gene encoding pentatricopeptide repeat-containing protein At1g10910, chloroplastic-like, which translates into the protein MEIAVLGGGLQHILNLPSPIVTSPSISTTEKNKRKSYWLTFASTTLNESQLEPAQVSAPSTTALRKTSLTPYSARRAAVVYVQKCADLDSALSRSGEVLQVQDLNVILRHFGKLNRWKDVSQLFDWMQKNGKVNVGSYSSYIKFMGKSLNPIKVLEMYNGIQDKSLKNNVSVCNSVLSCLVRNGKFESSIKLFDQMKQCGLIPDVVTYSTLLAGCIKVKHGYSKALQLLRELEDSGLGMDIVIYGTLIAICASSGQSIEAESYFEKMKKEGYSPNVFHYSSLLNAYSVDGNHLKADELVSDMKSAGIVPNKVFLIFTYYFGAHSADSDFLSCLLLYKIVILAIKRSHQYDREMV